A genomic window from Periweissella cryptocerci includes:
- a CDS encoding BlaI/MecI/CopY family transcriptional regulator — protein sequence MTKNIAESEWAVMRVLWTLGAANSNELVQIMAEKKHWSSSTTKTIITRLHNKALIVDDGEVRNRQYRPVIQEADTMTSQLTALMHDMCAMKVGTSLNEALDDVELSQDDISQLITKLNAKLVTAPQEVICDCLPAGCNEKHQHNKTTGHVATNNSNKEQANEKA from the coding sequence ATGACGAAGAATATTGCTGAAAGCGAATGGGCGGTGATGCGGGTCTTATGGACGCTCGGAGCGGCCAATAGTAACGAATTGGTCCAAATCATGGCTGAAAAAAAGCATTGGAGTAGTTCGACAACGAAGACAATTATTACGCGCTTACATAATAAAGCATTAATTGTGGATGATGGTGAGGTGCGTAATCGTCAATATCGGCCAGTGATTCAGGAGGCGGACACGATGACTAGCCAGTTGACTGCCTTGATGCATGATATGTGTGCGATGAAGGTGGGAACTAGTTTGAATGAGGCCCTCGACGATGTGGAACTGTCACAAGACGATATTAGCCAACTAATCACAAAACTGAATGCCAAATTGGTAACGGCGCCACAGGAAGTTATCTGTGATTGTTTACCAGCTGGATGTAATGAAAAGCACCAACATAATAAAACAACTGGTCATGTAGCGACCAATAATTCTAACAAGGAGCAAGCAAATGAAAAAGCATAA